One genomic segment of Arthrobacter sp. Marseille-P9274 includes these proteins:
- a CDS encoding SPOR domain-containing protein, whose translation MPEYWFNVVTHQVEVGAQSDWTQLIGPYETQAEAEKALEKVRERNEAWDAQDED comes from the coding sequence ATGCCGGAATACTGGTTCAACGTGGTCACGCACCAGGTCGAGGTGGGCGCGCAGTCCGACTGGACCCAGCTGATCGGGCCCTACGAGACACAGGCCGAGGCCGAAAAGGCGCTGGAGAAGGTCCGTGAACGCAACGAGGCCTGGGATGCCCAGGACGAGGACTAA
- the panB gene encoding 3-methyl-2-oxobutanoate hydroxymethyltransferase, producing the protein MTSPSSGPEQPAPYGTGPAPQTKPSGRIRIHHLQQAKDEGRRFAMLTAYEQYAAEIFDEAGIEVLLIGDSASNNVYGNETSLPVTVDELLPLCRAVSRSAKRAFILADLPFGSYEVSAAQAVETSVRFLKEGGAHAVKMEGGAYYADTVRAMVHAGVPVMGHIGFTPQSEHSLGGYRVQGRGDAAHRLIEDATALEAAGAFAVLMEMVPAETAAAVDGALRIPTVGIGAGSATTGQVLVWQDMAGLRGGRMAKFVKQYADLRTVLGAAAREYAADVRSGTFPGREHSF; encoded by the coding sequence ATGACGTCCCCCAGCTCCGGGCCAGAACAGCCCGCCCCCTACGGCACCGGCCCGGCCCCGCAGACCAAGCCCAGCGGCAGGATCCGCATCCACCACCTGCAGCAGGCCAAGGATGAAGGCCGGCGCTTCGCCATGCTGACCGCCTACGAGCAGTACGCCGCAGAGATCTTCGACGAGGCGGGCATCGAGGTCCTGCTCATCGGGGACTCGGCCTCCAACAACGTCTACGGAAACGAGACCTCGCTTCCGGTCACGGTGGACGAACTGCTGCCGCTGTGCCGGGCGGTGAGCCGCTCCGCCAAGCGCGCCTTCATCCTCGCCGACCTGCCGTTCGGCAGCTATGAGGTCTCCGCCGCCCAAGCAGTGGAAACCTCAGTGCGGTTCCTCAAGGAAGGCGGCGCGCATGCGGTCAAAATGGAGGGCGGGGCGTACTACGCGGACACCGTCCGCGCCATGGTCCACGCCGGCGTCCCGGTCATGGGGCACATCGGCTTCACCCCGCAGAGCGAACACTCCCTCGGCGGCTATCGGGTCCAGGGGCGGGGCGATGCCGCCCACCGCCTCATCGAGGATGCCACGGCGCTGGAAGCAGCCGGCGCCTTCGCGGTGCTGATGGAGATGGTGCCGGCGGAGACAGCGGCGGCGGTGGATGGTGCCCTGCGCATTCCAACGGTCGGCATCGGGGCTGGCAGCGCTACCACCGGCCAGGTGCTGGTGTGGCAGGATATGGCTGGCCTCCGCGGGGGCAGGATGGCCAAGTTCGTCAAGCAGTACGCCGACCTGCGCACGGTACTGGGCGCTGCCGCCCGTGAGTACGCCGCCGATGTGCGCAGCGGCACCTTCCCCGGCAGGGAGCACAGTTTTTAG
- a CDS encoding glutamine synthetase family protein, which yields MDRQQEFVLRTIEERDVRFVRLWFTDVVGSLKSVALAPAEVEGAFEEGLGFDGSSIEGLARVFESDMLVQPDPATFQILPWRGEAEQTSRMFCDVLTPDGEPSAADPRNVLKRALSKAADMGFTCYTHPEIEFYLLKSQELGPDGVPVPVDQAGYFDHVPGGVAQDFRRTAVTMLENVGISVEFSHHEDGPGQNEIDLRYADALQTADNIMTFRTVVKEVALMEGIYATFMPKPFSEHPGSGMHTHFSLFEGDSNAFFEAGAEYQLSKTARQFIAGLLKHAPEFTAVTNQFVNSYKRLWGGGEAPSYISWGHNNRSALVRVPLYKPNKGQSARIEYRGIDSAANPYLAYAVLLGAGLKGIEEGYELPAGAEEDVWSLSSAERRAMGHDPLPSSLHDAVRVMEESELVAEILGEQVFEVFLRNKRAEWHDYRIQVTPHELHRNIGIL from the coding sequence ATGGACCGCCAGCAGGAATTTGTGCTCAGAACCATCGAAGAACGGGACGTCCGGTTTGTCCGGCTGTGGTTCACCGACGTTGTCGGATCGCTCAAATCCGTGGCACTGGCCCCGGCCGAGGTCGAGGGCGCCTTCGAAGAGGGCCTGGGCTTCGACGGCTCGTCCATCGAGGGCCTGGCCCGCGTCTTCGAATCGGACATGCTGGTCCAGCCCGACCCGGCGACCTTCCAGATCCTGCCCTGGCGCGGCGAGGCGGAGCAGACCTCGCGGATGTTCTGCGACGTGCTGACGCCGGACGGGGAGCCCTCCGCGGCCGACCCGCGCAACGTGCTCAAGCGCGCCCTGAGCAAGGCCGCGGACATGGGCTTCACCTGCTATACGCATCCGGAGATCGAGTTCTACCTGCTCAAGTCGCAGGAACTCGGCCCCGACGGCGTGCCGGTTCCCGTGGACCAGGCCGGCTACTTCGACCATGTGCCCGGCGGCGTGGCCCAGGACTTCCGCCGGACCGCCGTTACGATGCTCGAGAACGTGGGCATCTCGGTCGAGTTCAGCCACCACGAGGACGGCCCGGGCCAGAACGAGATCGACCTGCGCTACGCCGACGCGCTGCAGACCGCGGACAACATCATGACCTTCCGCACGGTGGTCAAGGAGGTGGCGCTGATGGAGGGCATCTACGCCACCTTCATGCCGAAGCCGTTCTCCGAGCACCCCGGTTCCGGCATGCACACCCACTTCTCCCTGTTCGAGGGGGATTCCAATGCGTTCTTCGAAGCGGGTGCAGAGTACCAGCTGTCCAAGACCGCCCGGCAGTTCATCGCGGGCCTGCTCAAACACGCCCCGGAGTTCACGGCCGTCACCAACCAGTTCGTCAATTCGTACAAGCGCCTCTGGGGCGGGGGAGAAGCCCCCAGCTACATCTCTTGGGGCCACAACAACCGTTCCGCCCTGGTCCGCGTGCCGCTCTACAAGCCCAACAAGGGCCAGTCCGCGCGGATCGAGTACCGCGGCATCGACTCGGCGGCCAACCCCTACTTGGCCTACGCCGTCCTGCTCGGGGCCGGGCTGAAGGGCATCGAAGAGGGCTACGAGCTGCCGGCGGGCGCCGAGGAAGACGTCTGGAGCCTCAGCTCGGCCGAGCGCCGGGCCATGGGCCACGACCCGCTGCCGTCCAGCCTGCACGACGCGGTCCGCGTAATGGAGGAATCCGAACTGGTGGCGGAGATCCTCGGCGAGCAGGTCTTCGAGGTGTTCCTGCGGAACAAGCGGGCGGAATGGCACGACTACCGGATCCAGGTCACGCCGCACGAGCTGCACCGGAACATCGGCATCCTGTAG